One genomic region from Bacteroidota bacterium encodes:
- a CDS encoding T9SS type A sorting domain-containing protein: MQNKNHKYFVIGLLLFAVSFIAAAQTNFIIPYRAEVATGVREKLFTGVHPNATYCIDVGIMLNFDDGTRLIEEELPPPPPDPVDFDLRLKDSRSGLGGCFGNGLRTDIRAYSIPERIDTFIVNYRSTLENAEGHPIKFYWPVGINLVCDSIKITTPTEARRRMDTTTFVVLSDPELNLMRIIKYGSKPYPALPPLKALTYTPVKDSVLKVVTPELIWSFVQSAISYNYQIALDENFTSTLIDDSTKNYQVIKQVVLHNYNKKHYWRVRARNQYGYGPFSNTNSFITPPLPVPTLVSPDSIANNLPRPINFRWRKPVAIPRYHLQIANDVNFTQVVINDTAIIDTFRQISLIPSGRTYFWRVRCFADGEYGIFSSSRTFGLRLYKPAVPELVLPAHRDTGIAPVTNFRWRQTLDAVQYHLQISSDTNITSIIFQDSTITDTTRTINLSPLTTYFWRVRAKNDSGITNSAVWRFRTRIPVPSTTILVAPGNNDTSALLSPTLTWNSTQYASQYELEVALDNNFTNKIYTNTNLVDTSEQIPTLISYIQYYWRVRAKNYVGTGQYSSVWNFKTVLTPPEIVTLISPLNNQINVIANPTVQWSSSIRGVGYHYQIDTVITFAEPLFEDSSYSGLSKQIGPLGLEKKYYWRVRSWNRTGYGDYSNTFNFTTVGFPIPDSVILKEPRDKAPNISLRPTLQWEPALNAEFYFLEVARDSIFSLANRVLLDTTITTNERKIGLLSEQTRYFWRVKAKNKGGISGWSQVWSFKTYGDESASWLTSFVVFETGIARDTIRFGVHPNATHGIDNALGEYMLPPVEPGYFDARWVSPPRRSGILGEGIRLNYIPFTSFTQIDTYRVSFQTGIGTYPVTIRWNNAFLKNVCDSIKLRDEIGGFTVNVRMDLDNSVQITNEAVKTLSLTKWGARPLNVKIESNQIPDDFVLYQNYPNPFNPSTNIRFSIKNSTRAALIIYNTLGECITTLTDNYFVSGTYSVEWHSKDMNSQNVPSGVYFIKMNTDKYSVVQKMILIR; encoded by the coding sequence GTGCAGAATAAAAATCATAAATATTTTGTAATTGGTTTGCTGCTGTTTGCAGTAAGTTTTATTGCAGCGGCACAAACCAATTTCATAATCCCTTATCGGGCAGAGGTTGCCACTGGCGTCCGCGAAAAATTATTTACCGGTGTTCATCCAAATGCCACTTATTGTATTGATGTGGGAATAATGTTAAACTTTGACGATGGTACTAGACTGATAGAGGAAGAGTTACCACCTCCACCTCCGGATCCGGTTGATTTTGATTTGCGATTGAAGGATAGCAGGAGTGGTCTTGGAGGTTGTTTTGGTAATGGGCTAAGAACTGATATCAGAGCATATTCCATCCCTGAACGTATAGACACATTCATAGTTAATTATCGTAGTACGCTAGAAAATGCTGAAGGCCACCCAATTAAATTTTATTGGCCCGTAGGAATAAACTTAGTGTGCGATAGTATAAAAATTACAACACCTACTGAAGCTCGAAGGCGTATGGATACAACAACATTTGTGGTTCTATCCGATCCTGAATTAAATTTGATGAGAATAATAAAATATGGTTCGAAACCGTATCCCGCACTACCGCCTTTAAAAGCTCTTACCTATACTCCCGTTAAGGATTCAGTTTTAAAAGTTGTAACGCCTGAACTTATATGGAGTTTCGTACAAAGTGCAATTTCGTATAATTATCAAATTGCATTGGATGAAAATTTTACAAGCACCCTTATTGATGATTCTACAAAAAACTATCAAGTAATAAAACAGGTAGTACTGCATAATTACAATAAGAAACACTATTGGAGAGTGCGTGCACGCAACCAGTATGGATATGGACCATTCTCGAACACAAACAGTTTTATTACACCGCCATTACCTGTACCAACTCTTGTTTCTCCTGATTCAATTGCAAATAATTTACCGCGTCCAATTAATTTTAGATGGCGAAAACCTGTGGCTATACCACGTTACCATTTGCAAATAGCAAATGATGTTAACTTTACGCAGGTGGTTATTAACGATACTGCAATAATCGATACATTCAGGCAAATCAGCCTCATCCCCAGCGGACGTACATATTTTTGGCGGGTTCGTTGCTTTGCCGATGGAGAATATGGAATATTTTCCAGCAGCAGGACGTTTGGTTTACGTTTATATAAACCTGCCGTCCCTGAACTGGTACTGCCAGCACATCGGGACACGGGTATTGCACCTGTTACAAATTTCAGGTGGCGACAAACTCTTGATGCAGTACAATATCATTTACAAATATCGAGCGATACAAATATTACATCTATCATATTCCAGGATTCAACAATTACAGATACAACACGAACAATTAATTTATCTCCCTTAACAACATATTTCTGGCGTGTTCGTGCAAAGAACGATTCAGGCATTACTAACAGCGCTGTATGGAGGTTCCGAACACGGATTCCTGTTCCATCGACCACAATACTGGTAGCTCCTGGTAATAACGATACAAGTGCATTACTTTCGCCGACTTTAACATGGAATTCTACTCAATATGCTTCACAATATGAACTTGAAGTCGCACTCGATAATAATTTCACAAATAAAATTTATACAAATACAAATCTGGTCGATACATCTGAACAAATTCCGACACTTATATCATACATCCAGTATTATTGGCGTGTTAGAGCTAAAAATTATGTAGGCACCGGACAATATTCAAGTGTTTGGAATTTTAAAACAGTATTGACTCCTCCCGAAATAGTTACATTGATATCGCCCTTAAACAATCAAATTAATGTAATTGCAAATCCTACAGTTCAATGGAGTTCGTCAATTCGGGGTGTGGGTTATCATTATCAGATAGATACAGTTATTACTTTTGCAGAACCATTATTTGAAGATAGCAGTTATTCTGGGCTTTCTAAACAAATTGGTCCATTAGGGTTAGAAAAAAAATATTACTGGCGCGTTAGAAGCTGGAATCGAACAGGTTACGGCGATTATTCAAATACATTTAATTTTACTACCGTAGGTTTCCCAATTCCTGATTCAGTTATATTGAAAGAACCGAGGGATAAAGCTCCGAATATTTCGCTCCGTCCAACCTTACAATGGGAACCTGCATTGAATGCTGAGTTCTATTTTTTAGAAGTGGCACGTGATTCAATATTTTCGCTAGCAAATCGTGTTTTGTTAGATACTACTATTACAACTAATGAACGGAAAATAGGTTTGTTATCAGAGCAGACAAGATATTTTTGGAGAGTTAAAGCAAAAAATAAGGGGGGAATCAGCGGATGGTCGCAGGTGTGGAGTTTCAAAACTTATGGCGATGAATCGGCAAGCTGGCTTACCTCGTTTGTAGTCTTTGAAACCGGAATTGCAAGAGATACGATCCGCTTCGGTGTTCATCCAAATGCTACACACGGAATTGATAATGCATTAGGCGAGTATATGCTTCCACCTGTAGAACCCGGTTATTTTGATGCGCGTTGGGTTAGTCCACCACGAAGATCAGGGATCCTCGGAGAAGGGATACGCTTGAATTATATCCCATTTACAAGTTTTACACAGATTGATACTTACAGAGTTAGTTTCCAGACAGGCATAGGAACTTATCCGGTTACTATCAGATGGAATAATGCTTTCCTTAAAAATGTATGCGATAGCATTAAATTACGAGACGAAATCGGTGGCTTTACCGTGAATGTTAGAATGGATTTAGATAATTCGGTTCAGATAACGAACGAAGCTGTAAAAACTTTATCGCTGACTAAATGGGGTGCTCGTCCGCTTAATGTGAAAATCGAGAGCAATCAAATTCCTGATGATTTTGTGTTATATCAGAATTATCCAAATCCGTTTAATCCGTCAACGAATATCAGATTTTCAATTAAAAATTCAACCCGTGCAGCACTTATAATCTATAACACTTTAGGCGAATGTATAACAACTTTAACTGATAACTATTTTGTTTCTGGAACTTATAGTGTTGAATGGCATAGCAAAGATATGAATTCGCAAAATGTTCCAAGCGGTGTATATTTTATTAAAATGAACACAGATAAATATTCAGTAGTACAAAAAATGATACTCATACGATAA
- a CDS encoding T9SS type A sorting domain-containing protein, whose product MKLKVISAAILMVLFVAKLYSQEYKILLTVTDSNTPAAVHTATLGWHVNATHCLDAALGEQEGPPAPPDFHIILGRFRTTGLTDDCFPSGGMYGPGVKPYDIRKWTLSQSIRDTFRLVFNDGQKAVWPITVTWEPITEPSITSLTMKEFGTEDLDQVDMLSQTSFLLDDPDLVRLTIFTQTTLNVEEIGGLPNDFKLEQNYPNPFNPSTDILFSIKNTSNVKINVYNVLGQRVNTLVSEQMNAGNYSVKWDATNYANGIYYIQMNTVNQNGEIFNSVKKAVLIK is encoded by the coding sequence ATGAAATTAAAAGTTATAAGTGCGGCGATTTTGATGGTTCTTTTTGTAGCAAAATTATATTCTCAGGAATATAAAATATTACTTACGGTTACGGATTCAAATACACCCGCGGCTGTTCATACAGCTACATTAGGCTGGCACGTGAATGCCACACACTGTTTAGATGCTGCTTTAGGCGAACAAGAAGGTCCTCCAGCCCCGCCTGATTTCCACATTATTTTGGGCAGGTTTAGAACGACGGGTTTAACTGATGATTGTTTTCCATCAGGAGGAATGTACGGTCCCGGTGTGAAACCTTACGACATCCGAAAATGGACTTTAAGCCAATCTATACGAGATACTTTTAGATTAGTCTTTAACGATGGTCAAAAAGCGGTATGGCCCATTACTGTTACTTGGGAACCAATAACTGAACCATCTATAACGTCTTTGACCATGAAAGAATTTGGAACTGAAGATTTAGATCAAGTAGATATGTTAAGCCAAACATCTTTCCTTCTCGATGATCCAGATTTAGTAAGATTAACTATTTTTACACAAACTACCTTAAATGTAGAAGAAATAGGCGGCTTGCCCAATGACTTCAAATTAGAACAAAATTATCCAAATCCATTCAATCCATCGACAGATATTTTGTTTTCAATTAAAAATACATCGAATGTAAAAATTAATGTTTACAATGTACTTGGTCAGCGCGTGAATACTTTAGTAAGCGAACAAATGAATGCCGGTAACTATTCTGTCAAATGGGATGCTACTAATTATGCTAATGGTATCTATTATATTCAAATGAATACTGTTAACCAGAATGGCGAAATATTCAATAGTGTTAAGAAAGCAGTTTTAATAAAGTAA